The Aquamicrobium sp. DNA segment CAGCATCTGGCCCTGTTGCGTCGGGACCGGCTTATTGCCGGTCGCCGGGATGGCCAGACCATCTGGTACCGCATCGAAAGCGATGTCGCGCGACGCGTAGTGGAAGTGTTGTACGGCTCCTTCTGTCAGCAGGCGGACTGCTAATCCCTCATCCCTTAGGCATCCTGTCCCGTAATCCAGACGTGCCTGCTCAACGAGTTTGACATGACTGATCAGGCCATCGCCAAAAGGAATATCTTCGTATTGACTGCCGCCCAGGCGCTGGGGGCGGCAAGCCCGCCGATCATCATTTCGCTGGGTGGATTGGTCGGTCAGCAGCTTTCCTCCGACCCGGCACTGGTGACGCTGCCCGTCAGCCTGTTTAATCTCGGCCTTGCCGTCGGCACGCTTCCGGCAGCGTTTGTCATGCGACAGGTCGGGCGGCGCAACGGCTATTTGCTCGGAACCGGCTTTGGCATGGCAGCTGGCCTGGTCGCCGCCTTCGGCATCTTTTCGGCTTCTTTCCTGATCTTCTGTCTCGGCACCTTCATTGCCGGCTTCTACGCCGCCTATGTCCAGAGCTATCGCTTCGCGGCGACTGATGCAGCAACCGGCGAACTGAAGGCCAAGGCAATTTCCTGGGTGATGATCGGCGGCCTGATTGCGGCCATCATCGGACCGCAACTCGTCATCTGGACTCGCGATGCGGTTCCGGGAACACCCTATGTCGGCAGTTTTCTCAGTCAGGCGGCACTGGCGCTGATGGCCGTGCCTGTTCTTCTTCTGCTGCGCACGCCGAAGGCAACTAAGACGGGCAATGTGCAGGATACCGGACGACCGCTGATCCGGATTCTTATGATGCCGCGCTACGTGCTGGCGGTAGCAGCCGGCGTCGTCTCCTACGGGCTGATGGTGTTCGTGATGACGGCAGCCCCCATCGCCATGGTCGGTCATGGCCATTCGGTTGATCACGCTGCGCTTGGCATCCAGTGGCATGTGCTGGCAATGTTTGCGCCGAGC contains these protein-coding regions:
- a CDS encoding MFS transporter codes for the protein MTDQAIAKRNIFVLTAAQALGAASPPIIISLGGLVGQQLSSDPALVTLPVSLFNLGLAVGTLPAAFVMRQVGRRNGYLLGTGFGMAAGLVAAFGIFSASFLIFCLGTFIAGFYAAYVQSYRFAATDAATGELKAKAISWVMIGGLIAAIIGPQLVIWTRDAVPGTPYVGSFLSQAALALMAVPVLLLLRTPKATKTGNVQDTGRPLIRILMMPRYVLAVAAGVVSYGLMVFVMTAAPIAMVGHGHSVDHAALGIQWHVLAMFAPSFVTGHLMARFGKERITALGLLLIAVSAVFALAGLQLIHFYVSLILLGIGWNFGFIGATAMVTDCHSEAERGKAQGANDFLIFGTVAGASFFAGALLHASGWQTINWLIFPAVALILVPLVWQSARKASIAPAE